CTACTATTAATTAATGACATTTCTCCCATTTACGAAAAAGTAAACTGGAAACGATCGAGATTTCTATTTTGAGCATACATATAATGGCTAATTAAGAGATTTACCCAGTTTTCATGAGATGTTCATTGGTGCGGAAAAGTAACAGaaacattttcaatcaaatgaACACCTACAGTGGGATACTATAATGATTTatcattcaaaaataattttaagagtttttatttttaataaaaaggaaatatCCCTTTTTATGTATATCCCATTCGAAatatttccaattaagttttaaaattaaatgtctataatcgaaataaaaaaccttatgaataccatcttaAAACTATGATTCGCACCGTACATTTTTTCTATCAATTGTAGACACACCCAATAATTGCCCAAATCGGCAATCAACCTCTTTTTATTCGATTTTGCCCAATTGCGCTGTGAACTAAATTTCAGCTAAAGTCACACTTGAATGATCGCACTTCCAAAAACCACAAGTCGCAATGGATGAGATTACACTTCCGCGCCTTAAATCCGCCGTGAATCGGGGAGTATAGATTACATACAGTGGGCCCAACTATTATGGAATACAGAACTTACCAGAATATTGAGTTGTTGGAATTCAGAGAGTATCTCTTGAATGGGGAGCCAGGTACATCCGCCGAGTGATTTAGTGAGGTAGATCGAAAGATGCCCGCCATATTCTATGTTTCATTTAGCATTTGCGCTCTTATTAGCGTTTAATTATATTCTTTTCACTTTTGCTTCAGTTCTTCTGTAGATATTTGCAGCGACTCTAATTTTGAGATTTAATTAGTTGCTTTTACACGGGGTGGACACGTCATCCccggctgttgttgttgttgttgttcttggctTTATTCCCTAAATACTTTCGCGGCGCACGCCAAACTTCGTTACGTATCCGCCATGTCGTCTTCGAAGGGACGGGCAGCCATGAGTCATGGGCTGCTGGGCGATGCGACGTGCGCAGCGGCAATCAGGAGCATTCAGCCGTAGAACGGAAGAAGCTTCAAAGAGTCTGGCGCTCCTACGGGCGGGATGCATCCCCGAGAGGTTGGGGGTTAGACGACGGCACATGTGGGCCACCGCATCGTTGAAGATACTaaccaccacacacacactgcacCACGCACCTCTGGTCGTTATTTATTTTGGGAATTGAGCAAACAGCAAAACGGCGACCGCATTAGAAACTGCAAATTGTGAACGGGACGAGAAAATTCTGGCAAACATTTTCACtcattgttttgttttggcattCGGCTATCGCTGGTTACTATGGTGGTAATGAAAATCAATGGCTTAAGTCGACAGCTGAGCGACCTGGTCATTGGCAACAACAGGTGTGCATTGGAAGCGTGCTGGAACATGTGTCTCTTCGGTTAGCACCTGAACTTTGCCGCGAATGCATTTTAGGGCCCTCACATCGACAGGTAAACTGCAGTTAGCAGCCCATTCTCACCTCATCTGGAACGCAGACTCATCTACCTGGCTGCCTGGCGCGCCTCGAGTGGGTGTCAAACTATGGCCACGACACACAAAGGCGCCTGCCTTAATCAACAAAGAaatacaataacaataaacagAAGTGGATCGAGCCAACAGCGAGTGATATGCGAGgaaagcatcttaagacaatAACCATATGATGAAGGACGCACTGAATCTTGCAGGTTTTTGAACAGGTAGGGATAATGCAAGCTACAAGTGACCTTCATTTGTTTGTCCAGGATGTCAAATGCCTGTCATATTCATACGCCGATTCAAAATATtgataaaatatgcaaatacaaGATGTTTATTGTTCAAAATAACAAAGGAAATGCGAATTAAATAAGCATTATAATAGTTATGATCTTAATAAACAACGCCTAATAGGATACTTCCAAATATTCAAGCATATTACTCAAACAAATTATGACAAATATATCTTTATTAATgcgaaaaatacaaaactgAATGAGCCATTTGCATGATAAATTCGACTTATGATCCCTCAAATTACATAGCATATAAACGATACTGTACTTTACCAACCAGGATGCTTTTTTTCGAGGGTAGGGAACACTCATCGTTGCATTTAGGAAGGGCAACAAAAGAGGTGCTCTGTTCGGTTTTTACACCATAGGGGTTAATTCCACGAGTCCATGACCCCTGATGAATGCACGTGTGTGTAGAActaacccacacacacacacggaacATACGACGAAACTGCAGTCTGATAAGACGACTTATGACGAAATTCAGAGTTCCAGGAAGTGCGAAATCGCAGATAATGATATAGGTTGATGCGGCTGTGGATTGAGCCATGGAATGCTCTATTTCACAAACAAATTAATTCGTATACTTTTTCTCCGACTAAAATTAGCCGCAGCATCGTGGCGACAAAAACGACAagcgaacaacaacaacaacagtacAGATATCTTTAGTATTTCTAAGTATATATTACATTATTGTGCATCCGAGCACACTTTGTACTTTATATATCTGTGtatttcgatttgtttttCTCTTTATCCGAGAATCACCAGCATCCTCCGAATGAATCGCCTATCCACAGCGACGAATGCAATAAATTACAATTCAATCTATCACTTTTTGTATCTCGTAATGCAATATAAACAATTGCACTTATGTAcagatatgtatgtacaatCAATCACTCACACACCCGCACAACGCTTGACCCGCTGATTGTTTctatttacatatgtatatatatggttAAGTGAGTATatagatatgtatgtatgtacatatggcACGATTGATAGCCGGAGAGGCAAGCAAAATAAACCGAAAAACGCTCTCTGCACGTCCAAATAAACCGAAAGCTAGAACATAACTGACTGAAACTGCGATGCGACCGATTCAGAGCGACCCAAGGCAGAGCGAACGGGCGGAAAACTCGAGCTCATCTGTgaggaaaaaggaaaatgcgCTCAGCAGATGGTACGCATTTCCCAATGCCGTACACTGCGAGAAAGCGGTCAGCAAACTGAGTTCATTGACTACGCAGAATACAAAATATGTGTTGTATACTTAAGAGATTACATTTGTTTcaccaattttttttttttttttcatttttataaggtataaaaaaacataaatgaCTAAAACCTCCTAATGGCATTTTCtcattttgaatttatttttgccaaTAGTAAATCTATagattataataaaaaaaatgtataagtGAAGAAGCAAGCAATCTTTAAAATAAACGTATAATAAACTTATAGGAGTAGCAAATAAATcttatttcaaataaaatcataaaataatCCAAATCCTATTAATCCTATTATAATcctattttaaaataaaaattgatgGAAATTTTGCTTTGgaatttttttcagtgcagaTGTGCTATTGTTCCTCTCTTTGGTTTTTTGGGGTGGGTAATACGACCATTGTACGCCTGTACTTGTGAGTGTGCCTCCCCCTATGGGGCCGAGCAGTACGGATGCGGGAGAGCTCCAGCTGAGAGCGTTAGTTCCCGATCACAGTGGGCACGATCACCACGTCACATGGCGATCATCTGCTGCGCACTCGCAGTTGCCAGGGATTTCGATGGGTTCGCACACAAGTCTTATTGGTAAGCTATTGTTTATACTGGTGTTTTGGACTTACTCGTCTATGCTTTTGGACAGCGCCTCGGCCAGTTTGCGCAGGACCCTTTTGTCGATTTCGGAGGCGCCATTCTCCTCCAGAAAACTGGTCACGGTCTCAATCAAAGTGATTTCCTTCAAGGACGATGTACAGGTACCATTGCCGTCGCCGCAATAGTCCCGCAAAACCTGCTTAGACTGGTCCATGGGAGGTCCTCAAATAGTTAACTTTCGCACACAATAATTCTAACACTTGACAATTTCACAAAGGACGCTAACAAATTGACTTTTTTTTACTGTTTGGAAAATGAAGCGCGCTGGAACAGCTGTTTCTGGCGTCAGTTATCGAAATGCAGCCATGCGCACTGGCATCACTGCCGTGCAACGGGAAAAGTTAACACAGCGGTATGGCAACGCTGTTCGTCGATTTACGTTACTGCAAAGTCGATTCTTATCGATGGTAAACAACATCGACGGTTTACGAAAATTAGCATTCGCCTGATAAGCAAGTGGAACACTACGGCCACCAGATATAACGCTATGCTATAAACGCTCCGTGGGCACGTTTTCGTCAGCCCCAGCCACAAGCAGGCCAACTTCAGTCGGGGTCAGTACACAGACAGAAAATAGAGCAGCGCAACAGAGAAAAAGCTCCCCTCGGAAAACCCAACAATGTTTGCCACACTGAAAAACAAGATCAAGGAGGAAACCGGCGATGATGTGGTCCAATCGGCCAATCAACGTTATcccggcaacaacaacaacaattaccGGCTACGTAGTCGCCGCGTTAGCATTAATTCCAACTCAGCTGATGATGTGGGCGGTGGCGGATTCTACAATGAGGTAAACTGAGCgaaaaaaacagtctatttgTGTATACTTACTTATACTTACTTACTTACTTACATTAAACAAAAGCACGGATAAACAAACACCTTCACTCTTTTTGCAGTCGGAGCAACTGTGCCAGTTGCGGAGTCAGTGCAACGAGCTCACCACGAAGCTGTCCACCGTCACGCAAGGattgcagcagctgcaggagGAGAAGATGCGCGTGGACAAGACCAACGAGATTCTGCTAGAGAGTGTGCGTGTGGCCCAGACGCAGAAGGACATATACTGCGAGGAGCAGGAGAAGATTCAGAATCTGCAGCAAATCGAAATTGATAAGCTGAAGAATCTGCTTAGCTTTCGGGAGCAGGAGTCGGTGGATCGCATGGGCCTCATGCGCCAGCAGACCCAGCAAATCGAGTCCTTGAGCGAGGAACTAGAACGGCTGCGTCCCATTGAATCCGTGGCCGAAGATCTACGCGACGAACTAGAGCAACTGCGACATTCCACACAGCAGGAGAAGAATCTGCTAACCACCACACTGGCGGCGGTACAGGAGGAGAACCGGCACCTCAAAAAGCGCATGAAGATCGTCGAAGAGTCGCGACTCGAGTCCCTGGGCAAACTGAACTCCGAGCAACAAGTGCAAGCCCTCATCCGGGAACACAAACTGCTGGAGCAGCACTTGGAGGAGGCCCATCTGCAGTTGTCGGACATCAAAGGCTCGTGGAGTGGCCAGAATCTGGCGCTGGAAACCCAAGTTAGTCGTCTATCAAAGCAAGTGGCCGAAGAGACCACCGAAAAGCGTAAGGCCCTTAAATCCCGCGACGATGCCATTGAAAGCCGCAAGCAGGTTTCATTCGAACTCGAAAAAGCCAAAGATGAAATAAAGCAGCGTGACGATAAGGTAGGTTAGATGTTAATACCTAAGTGCCAATACTTATGCACTTTAATTGCAGGTCAAGCTGCTGGAGGAGGAAATCGACGAACTTAGTGTGGCCCTGAAAGAGTGCCGAGAGGAGAACGAGCAGCAAATCCTCTTTGAGCGCAACAAATCTGTGAGTATGCCTCCCGATTCTGACGATTTCCATTGGGACTTGTAACACTAATTTAACCTACAATGCAGTACTAACTCTACCAATTAAGCTCCTGGTTTACTTGGAATTTTCCAACCACACCTATTATGTAGTTTTTGATTGTAAATGTTTTCCTTTTCGCATTAAACTGATTTAATCGTTGGCAAACTTTTTGGTAAACTTTTTCCTTCAATAATGCACGCATATATGTTTACCCTCAATATCCCAAACTGATTGTTGGAGATTTTGTAAACCAATAAACCGAATGTTCTCAGCAAAATTTGGAAACAGAGGTAAAAGATCTCAAGACTCGTCTCACGGCAGCGGATGACAGGTTCAGCGAGTACTCCTCAAATGCCGAGCAGGTGGCCCAAAAGCTAAGGGCTCAGGTGTCTGAAAAGCAGGAGCAGCTGGACGAAACCATAATGCAACTGGAAATCGAACGAGAGGAGAAAATGACTGCAATACTTCGCAATGCGGAAATCGCCCAGAGCGAAGACATTTTACGGCAGCAGTTGCGCTTGGAGCGCAGCGAGGCCTCCGACCTCCAGGAGAGGAATAATCAGCTGGAGAGGGATATATCCGAGACGCGGCAAACGTTGCAGCAGGTCAGTAGCACAGCACAGGATAATGCCGACAAGCTGACCGAATTCGAGCGAGTTCAGTTGGAAATAATCGAAAAGAATAAGGTAGGATTTGTACTGAATGGTTTTTTAAAAGtattatttacaaattttctGTCTAGACAATAAAAACACTGAATCAGCGTTTGATTGACTTGAAGAAAACCGTGCAAAAGGAACTACGCAGTGCGCAGATATCCACAGACAGTGAATCTCATCCGACAACGACACCAGGTCACAGAATCTCAAGCTCATCGCTGGAGGCATTTTCAACTGGCGACAAGGGAAATTGCGTCATAATGGACGAAGttaattttcaatatttgaAACACGTAATTGTTAAGTTCTTGACCAGTCGCGAGGTATGCAATTTCATCCGTTTCCTGCATAATTACTTCGATGTCATGTTTGTTTCTTTAGGTGGAAGCTCGTCATCTTGTTCGTGCCGTATCCACTTTACTTCAATTGACAACCGAGGAGGAAAAGCTGCTGCACGACACATTGAATTGGAAGATGAGTTGGTTTGGCATGAAACCAACTTAAGTAGCCACTGCAATACATCACATTTGTACTCTAGTCTATAGTCAATTCATAACGTTCGTGTAATATGTACATACCAATTGCATACGCAGCACTGTGTTATTTTGTTTACCGACAACATTCCATTTTGTTGAATAGTATTTATTTCTACCGTTGTGATTTTTATAATAAACTAACATTTATgtaaaatgttgttttttatttattaaatccTAGTCATCCGTGCGTTTGGGTTGTATTGCATTTTTGAAAGACTATTCACATCCATATCATTTATAAAATCGAATTTACCATTGTAAAGTAGAATGCGTGTATAATACATACATTTCACTTTACACGATATTAACTTCCACTCTACATTCCCCGGTGGCGCCATCTATGAGTGCCAGTTagacaattaaaaaaaaacattaataaaagtcaatatttaatttttaaaaatactgcattttacaattaaaaatattgtttGTTACATTTTACGTTCACTAAAATTAACTATAAATACGAATTTActtcaatttgtttattgcAAAGACCTACGTCATATGAATAACTAACTATTCATTTGTATTATCTATGAATAAATGATATAGGAGGATTAAagattaaacaaaaaacacacgTATTAATGAGGCACTTTTTGGTGTTTATAACAATTAAGAAGACAGTTGAATTAGTCGCATATTCGTCAATATTGCTTCATAATATAGTTATCTATTTACACTTTTAAACTAAATATTAAACTAAGTCTAGGtgttaaatgcatttaaatcaAAATTGCGTACTTAGGTTTTAACCAATTGTGAATTTTCTGTCAGGTTTCGGAAAATTTGGCACACGGAATTTCAAAAGACTCACCTATCGAATATTACATCATTTAGACCTAAGGTAATTGCTAATAATCTGCAGTCTATTGTTGCGTATGGTAGCTGCAAAGCATTGTACTGCAATCTATTTCGGGCTATCTGGCAAAATGAAACTTAACGAGATCGAATAAGTCCTTCAGGCATGGACGCTCTCTCTAAGCTATGATTAAAATTAGTTAAAGCCTTAAATGACCAAGTAAACTcacatacatatttacaaaTCAGTTGTAGCAATTAGAGTTggaaacattaaaaaaaatcataaaacgAAAAGCTATGCAAAGAAGTGATATGTTGCTCCTTCTCTCAATTTACATGTAACTCTCAAAATGTTACGTAAATCCCCGACTGGGCGACTGCACTGGTGATGGCGGGGGCGGGAGCGGAGAGAAGTACGTGGAGCTCCGCGATGACGGCGATGGCGGGCAGGAGGATTCCGGCACAATGCGCACATCGCTGTGGTAATGGGAGCGTGGTGTCGGCGGCGGCGGATACGGCTCACTATCGTAGCCATATTGCAAGCAGGCGGCCGCCGAACTGGAAGAATGCTTTGTGGCTCCCCCATTACTGTTATTGCTGTTCGATTTGCTCGTATAATTCGAGTCAGACTCATCACAAATGTCCGTTGAGCAGGGTGTGGGTGGTGGAGGCTGATTGATGATCTTGTAGTGTCTGTACGGACGACGTGATCTGGTTGCCGGTGACGGTGGTGGATTGATTGGATACGCCACCATACTGCTGCCATTCGTCGTTGAGCTCGAGGCGCCTGTGATATGATTGCGATCGTAGGAGTTCATGCTGTTGCGCGAGTTTAGCGTAGACATGCGTACTGCATCCGCAACCGAAGCGATTTTGGAAACCCTTTGCGATTTACTCAGCGTCGAGGGCGACAATGGATCAGTGGCCTGATCATCCTTAGGCTCCGTTCGACTCTTTCCAATACGCGTGCGGCAGAACTGCAGCAAATAGACAATCGAAAATATGGTTATCATCGTAGCGCCAATCAAAATCATAAAGGCGCGTTTGTCGGTAGCAGGTGCCATGCGGCGCTGCAGGCAGATGTCCGAGGATTCATCAGCTCCATCGGCGCAGTTCTCCCAGCCATCGCAGAGCAAGGCGGCCGAGATGCAGAGCTAAAagattttcaaattaattatgtAACTCAGGTGTTGGTGTTAAAATACCAACTTACCTTGTTAATGGGACACTGGAACTCCCCTGGCCGCTTGCAACAATCGGCTTCATCATGACCGTTGGCACAATTGGTGGTGCCATCGCACACCAGCGACTTGTCGATGCACTCGCCCGACTGGCAGCTGAACTGATCTGCCCGGCAAGTGGGACAACCCACCTCGTCCGACTTGTCCGGACAGTCCTTCTGCCCGTCACAACGCCACGAGGCTGGTATGCAGTCTTTGTTCACGTCACTGATTCCCGATACGGGAGCCGCGCACGTAAAATGATCCGGGCCACAGGCGGGAAAAGCGCCACAGTTCTCCTTGTCCTCCAGCAGCATTAGATGCTTTGGGCAGGAGCAGACGTCGCGGGTTCTAGCGATTCCTTCACCGCTGGCAATGCAGATGTGCGAGCACTTGGTTCGGCTGTGCATGCACGTGTGGTTTCTCAGCACTTTCGGATCCGGCGTCCAAACGGCCCGGATATCGGTGATCTGAGGTAGTCGCTGCAGTTCGGCAGATCGTCTTTCGCCATTCACTGTAATACGTTCCACGCCGGTTTTGTCATCCAGCCAGTAGACAAAGCCACCCAAGGCAGCGATGTTGATCACTTGCGAAATGTGCATAGAAACAAGTGTTTTTCTAGGGGAAAAACATAGAtagttaatttaaaaataagtataattttctttaaaacTTACTTGTTTTTTCCGTTGATATCAATGGCATCGATCCGCTTGCCATGTGCATAGTAAATCATATCGGACTGCTGATCCAAAGCTAAGGCAGTTACTCCCTCCAGTTTGTAAGCCAGCT
This genomic interval from Drosophila mauritiana strain mau12 chromosome 2R, ASM438214v1, whole genome shotgun sequence contains the following:
- the LOC117138662 gene encoding golgin subfamily A member 1 — encoded protein: MFATLKNKIKEETGDDVVQSANQRYPGNNNNNYRLRSRRVSINSNSADDVGGGGFYNESEQLCQLRSQCNELTTKLSTVTQGLQQLQEEKMRVDKTNEILLESVRVAQTQKDIYCEEQEKIQNLQQIEIDKLKNLLSFREQESVDRMGLMRQQTQQIESLSEELERLRPIESVAEDLRDELEQLRHSTQQEKNLLTTTLAAVQEENRHLKKRMKIVEESRLESLGKLNSEQQVQALIREHKLLEQHLEEAHLQLSDIKGSWSGQNLALETQVSRLSKQVAEETTEKRKALKSRDDAIESRKQVSFELEKAKDEIKQRDDKVKLLEEEIDELSVALKECREENEQQILFERNKSQNLETEVKDLKTRLTAADDRFSEYSSNAEQVAQKLRAQVSEKQEQLDETIMQLEIEREEKMTAILRNAEIAQSEDILRQQLRLERSEASDLQERNNQLERDISETRQTLQQVSSTAQDNADKLTEFERVQLEIIEKNKTIKTLNQRLIDLKKTVQKELRSAQISTDSESHPTTTPGHRISSSSLEAFSTGDKGNCVIMDEVNFQYLKHVIVKFLTSREVEARHLVRAVSTLLQLTTEEEKLLHDTLNWKMSWFGMKPT